Part of the Antechinus flavipes isolate AdamAnt ecotype Samford, QLD, Australia chromosome 2, AdamAnt_v2, whole genome shotgun sequence genome is shown below.
TCCCAATAAAGGCATTTTACTTACATTCTCCCTACACCTTCATACATGTGAGTCTCATCTACCAAAGTCATAATTTCTGTATCTGTAAGATGTGCAtgcttttttgttctatttagttGTTCGATCTGTATATCTGCAAGCTTCACCTTCTGCTGAGTATCAATAACTTTGGCTTGTAGTTCTGTGAAagcctgaccaaaaaaaaaaaatacagaaacgAAACACAAGTCACTGATTTAGTAAATAAGACATTTGAGAACAAGTTAATAAATCAAATCTAAAATACAATTCAAAACAGTTTAACTTCAAATTGTCAACACAGTCAAGGAATTACTGTAGCAATTTAACAAATCAAGACAATAAATGTAGAATAAGTTatcaaccaatatttattgaGAACTTATCATATGCAAAGAACTCTTCTCaatactggaaatacaaattcaacaaacattcacaAAGTATCTATGGTGAATGAAGCACTGGGAAAGAAACAACAATAAAGTTGATGTAAACCATGGTGTCTACATAAGTATAGTTTGGATAAACCTTAACCTCATGAAGTGCCTAAAAGGAGGCACTCAAAAAgtaataatatatactataaatgACAAGTAAATTAGAAAGGtataaagtactacataaaaaTCTAAGGGGGAAGAGTTTTAGAGACAATCCTTGATTTCAAAGAAGTTATAATCTAGTTGAGACAGAAcacattaaaaagataataaaacaaagtatatAAATTTCACATAAATGGGTTAGACAAAATACAGGAGCTCaaggaagaaattgagagaaaatgcaaaaatgtgaaccatatgtataaaataatggTTCAGAATATTACTACTataacagaacaacaacaacaacaacaacaacaaaactaagaAAAGTTATGGAATCATATCCTAATTCTCCCACACCAAGCAAAATTCTACTACTGTTTATACATACCCAATTCTAGGGATAAACACTGTCCATGAATATACTCTAGCTGAAGTGCCTGGAATGATTTTCACAGGCTCTCAAATTTATAccttaataatagcatttgtgaTTACTAAGGCATAGTGAAACCATAGCTCATCTTTCACTCTCACCCTGTTTTCCCTCACTCATGACTGTTTCAGATTATTTAATTCGTgaaattttccatatttgtctccaactaaaaaatgactgagagaaaagtttaaaaataaaagctttagcCTACTTTAAAACCAAAACACTTAACTGCCTTTCACTAAAATCTAACTGTTGTTAAGCTCCTAGTTAAAATAACTGTgagccaattttaattttcattcaggattaaaattttctattgcaATTTTTCCTATTTAACAACAATATCAAAAAATTCAATATTCCAGAAATTGAAAGAGGTATATTGTTCATTGTAacctctgtcttctctttcccttaaaGCATAACCTCATACTAAATTTAAAAGCACACACttattttagcaatttttttttttctaagagaagAAATGTATGACCATGTGGCCTTGCAAACAGCAAGGCTAAATATATTCTCTAAGTATAGTGTATCAGCACTAGAATTATTAGGAAACTAGGTCCCAATCTTGGCTTTCCTACTTACTAGTTATGaaaccctggccaaatcacttaaactcagtGGGCCTAAGttttttcttctaagaaataAAGGCCCATCAGATGATTTATAGTATCTTtctacccttaaaaaaaaaaaaataagagagagagggtTGGACTCTgatcttttaagatcccttcaaGCTTTCTATCATAGTCCTTCTGAAGTATTCTAAAAAcctaaaattattttggaaaatgtgCATACATAGAAGCCAAGATTCAGACAGAAATtcttaatcttctcattttacttcatagggaaaattttttttagatttttcccCCAAGTAAGCAACACCAAGAAGtggtctttaaaaacaaataaaaacaaaatccttgaaagcatgaaatggaaagaacatcaaGTGGTTCAAGACTTCCTActaaaattagaggagaaaaaaaaaatcagtttggggAAAGAGTACCATTGATAAAACAAGAATACTTGTAGGATTTAATAACTCcttatttacataatgctttgagatttacaaagtgctcttTTCAGAACAACTTTGTGAGTTGGACTGAATAAATATTATCACCTTTTTACAAATAACAAAGCTAAGGAACAGAAAAATGAACTGATTGGACCATAGTTACTCTGCTAGTAATAGTCAGAATTCCAAGGAACTCAGAACCCAGGATACAAATCCAGGCATTCTAACTCTAAGCCCAGAATTCTTATAATTATACAGTACTACCTCTCCGAGCCGAAAGTAATCTTTACTTAGTCTAACCCCCTAATTTTATTAAACTTCTTTTTTACTAAGTTTtataaatgcctttattttaaCAGTACATTCTCTTTGTATAACCTCCTTGAtggcccccccaaaaaaaaaagttaagtaaaaacAACGGCTAGTAACCTCAACTGACAAATGAATTCAACATTCTTCCTCCTTGTGCCAAAAGAAAGATAACCAACTCCCGGTCCTCCCCTATCTCTCACTCCTCTCTGTATCACAACTCCCTCGTTTTGTAGCGTAAGAAACAGGAGCCCAGCATCACATAATGTGGCAAAACAGCGTTTATCCTCGAATCTATCCTGACTCTAATTCCAGTGTTTTAAATAACTCTATAAATTCTAAGCATCCTTTCACTTAtaattcgttttttttttttttttaaatgaaaggccAGATATTTGAAAACACGGATAATGCTGACTCTACAAGTCTTTTGGAGAGGCACTGGCGATTGGgggaaaatggggggagggggcgtGGTTCAAACACGAACAGTCTTGGAATCTCCCCAACTTTTGATTGAAAACAGTTTCCTACCTCTTTCTATTCCGGAAAATTGAGttccttcccccacccacccccaagcCACAGCGGCTCTACAAGCGTACTGGAGCCCGAACACTCGGCCCATAGGCCGAGAAAGGGAAGCCCGATGGACCCGGCCTGAACTTAAGAGGCCCACAGCTCCAAAGAGGAGGTCTGACCCTTGCATGGGCTCCCAGGagccccctttccctcctcatacCAGCTATCTCTCTCGGATTTCTCGCTTATGGGTTCCTCGGACTTCTTTGAGACCACTCTTCCCACTCAAGACCCTCCTTTACCTTCTTCAACTCCAGATCCACGGGGGCAGCCATCTTGATTCGAACTCTGCGCCTGCGCACTAAGCAGCCGGAAGCAAGGTACGACACCAAAAGAACAAATGGAACGGAAGAACTCGCTTACCTTCTGCGCCTGCGCGGAGAAGAATTGCGTTTTTTTTGGACGTTACTTCTCTTTAGGTTCTCGTTTTAGGGACGTGCTTCATCCATTTGTACCGTTGTTCcacattcttcttttaaaacacCTCTTTTATGCTCTgtaataactggaaaaataaacatGCCTTTTCCCCCAAGGAACTTAAGAGTCTAGTAGGAGAGATAAAGCAAGTTCACAAATAATATTTGGAACCCCacaatattttaaagcacttagtcTGGGAGCATGACAACAATTTCCAACCATACCAACTGGTTCATCTGCCgattctggacctcagtttccgaATTTGTCAGACAAAGAGCTGGACTTGATGGTCTATGAGATACATTCCAGTACTATAATTCTATTATATATGGAAACcttaattatttcaaattgttCCGTACTGTTAAATGCCATCTTGGAAGTGTGGTATAGAAACCtccctggacttggaatcaggaaaaagcTGAGTTTGACATCCTTCAAACATTTAGGAAAGACTAGTCACTTCATTTTCCTGAATCTCATTTTTCTCGTCTGTTAAATAATAATCTCATAAGGCTGTTGCAAGACCCAAATGTAATTATGCCAAATGCTTTAAAGCTCATtaccatttaaaagaaaaaaaaaaaaaaacacattatgtacaaataaaagtTGCCACTGTGTGGCTATAAATCATTGAACACcataatttcataaatatcaAAATCGTAGATAACACAAAAAGGCAACATAAAAATCTGTATCATAAAGTAAGTTATTACATCATATAACTAACAATTACTTTTATGTGAAAACCATAAAATACATGATCAAAGATTTGTATAACTTGAGAAAGAGGTGGCCTGGTCATTCATGTAGCCTgaagaaaggagataataaataataataaaatatcaaataattagAATCCTGACCTTCTATTCTCCTTTGTCGTAGATTTGCCTTGCCAACAAGAATTGCATAAAATGTGAAGACATGAAACATTTTCACTGTCCACAGATAGTACCAGCACCAGAAAAATAAGTACAATGTAAATAGAAGGGTGAAAAGTGCtatgagatcaaaaaaaaaaaaaaaaaataagaaatctcaGATACCTAAGAGGCAAGTGTCTTCAGGTTCTGAAGACACATTTAGTCCTATTATGTCTAAATGCAATCCATTAGAATCTGAGCAAACCCCACACATACCCAACTTCAACAAGTCATTATATCTTAGATGCAAATTGGTATTGAAACAGGTTGTGGTTCCTTTGAGAAAcaatatttccttttgatctgtgatccctttcagatttTTAGTTCCTCCTGGAGGATGCATATCCCCTTAGATAAGTTATCTTTCTAGGATGACAAAGTCTTTGAtgcaattagaaatcctggtcaaaaatgatccattttgaaGTGTTGTTAGTTTCAAGAGGAGATCCAGGTTGATAAGAATCTAAGCCAGGGAACCTGGGCTGtcccacctccctccccccacctgaTCTAACCTGCTCAGGCTGTCCCAGTTCCCTCCAAGAGACCCAATATaatagcttccatcaactaaggtcTCTGCAAATGCACCTTGCTAGCTCCATTAGCTGCctggaccttctgtccactgagaactgcattctctcagtgcaaaactccattttccaacaGATGCAATAAAGCGAAAAGgactcacacatatatattttagcaactctttttgtggtggcaaagaattggaaattgaggggatgccaatCAATTAGGGCATGGCTCAAcaatttataatatatgaatataatggaatactattgttctataaggcaaatttcaggggaaaaaactggaaagacttccatgaactgatactgagtgaagtaagaagaactaggaaaagattgtgcacagtaacagcaacattgtgaaCAGTGTCAACTATGAGTTATTTAGTTCTTCTATatgatacaatgatccaagataatttcaaaagacttatgGTAGAAAGTGCTAtctctacatccagagaaagaattatagagtccaaagatcgaagcatactattttcacctttttttttcccattgttgtggtttttgttctgattattcttttacaacatgactaatgtggaaatatgtttaacatgattatatgtatataacctatatctgattgcttgctgttagggagagataaagagagggaaggaaaaaaaattgaaactcaaattcttataaaagtgaatgttaaaaactaactttacatgtaattggaaaaaatgaaatactatcaaGTGAAAATTAAATATCTAACTAAGGAAACTTTAACTGATCTGAGAAATATTAGACAGAATAAGAGTTTTTCAAATCCCCTGGGACCTCATGTTAATCAAACATGATAACATACAAAGCAGTTTATAACACCAAAGCACTATATCCCTTATTCTCTTATTCTATGACCAGTCTTACCTTGTTAGGTTTCAGTTTTGGATTATTCCTACCATGTATTGCTCCTTATCATGTGCTACCAGATGACTGTGCTGATTGGGTCCATTAATTAAGTTATATTGCATAAACTCAACTATTGCTACAGCAATAGTCCATTGCTACAGCAAAGCAATCTTTTTACACCTCCCTAATTAACTCACTATACAACTTATCACAGcagcttttccaaactttttcatcccTTCTCAAATTTTCCATAACTTTTCCTCTCCCCACTCTCTCAGGTGAGAATCTTATCTCATAGTTCCCTGAAAATATTAAGGCCATTTACCAAAAGCTCCCTCCTCTctgctttttctcattttagatCTTTTAGATTCTTTCTTCCACTATCTCTGCCTTCACTCCTGTATCACAGGAAAGATCCCTTCTCCTATATGAGTGATCTCATTCCATCCTGTCTTCTTGAGCAGATTGCCCCCACTATCATCCCCATTCATTTATCTTCAATCTTCTGTATCCACTGATTACTTTTCTATTACCAAGAAACATGATTATATCTCTTCCatcctaaaaaacaaacaaaaaaaccctcattTGACTCATCCATCCCTGGCAGCTATCACCCTACAtcactccttccttttttttggaTGAACTTCTTCAGAAGACCATCTACAGTTGATATCCGCTTCCCTGCCTCTCgttcccttctttattttctacAATCTGGCCTTACTCTTATTATTCAACTGAAACGGCTTTTGGCAAAATTACCAGTAATCTCTTCATTGACAAATATAATGATCTcttctcaatcctcatctttcTAGACCTTTCTCTAGACTTTGGCACTATGGATCAGTCTCTTCTCCTTAATATTCTCTTCCCTGTAGGTCTTCATGATACTATTCTCTCCTGATTGCCCTACTACCTCTTTGACTCATCCTCAGTATCCAATAAACATGGATGTCCCACAGGActctgtccttttctttctttttactccagcttcttaaactgttagGTCTGGTAACTGAATGTAAGGGTTgcaaaattattgttattttaagtaaatatttggtttgtatacccattttatatacctggatcatgtaaaaatttcttgggcaaaagggGTCACAAGCAGAAAAAGTTTAAGCCTACTTCACTTGATGATCTTATTGGTTCCTATAGATTCATTAatcatttctatgctgatgattctcagatcaatTTATCTAACCCTAACCTCTATACTTACCTCTAGTATTTCATTTCCAATCAGTTATTAGATATTTCAGCCAGTTGTCCCACATCTTCAGCAAAATGtgtccaaaattgaattcattatccTTCCCCCAGCAAATTCTCCCCTCTTTTTAACGTCTCTGTTACTATTGAGAGTGCCATCATCCTCCCCATTAACCAGGTTCACAATATCAATGTTGTCAACTTTTCACTGTTGCTCCACTGCATTTTAGATAGAAACTCCTTTACATCTCCCCACCATATTCAATTACCAAGTCCTGCTAATGTAACTTTAGAACATGTCTTATATtcacctctttctctcctctaacACTGTCACAACATTGACACAAATCCcagggggcaactaggtgatgaaGTGgctagagtactggccctggagtcaggaagaattaaattcaaattcagtctcagaccacttactagttgtgtgatactgggcaaatcatttaactttgattgcctccaaaagaacgaagaacaaacaaacaaaccccagaTCCTCATCCTCTCATGCCTGAATTATTGCAAAAATCTTCTCATTAGTTCTCCCTACCTCAAGTCTCATCCAACTCTAGATCATTCTCCAACAAGCTCGCAAGGTGGTCTTCCTAAAAAGTGGGTCTGACCATGTGATACCACTCCTTgataaattccagtgacttcctGTCATGTCCAAAAGCAActataaaatcctttatttgatATTCAAAGTTATTCATAACCTGGGCCTTTCCtatctttttagtcttcttacGCTTTACCCACCCCCAGGTACCCTGCCATTCAATGATATTGACCTTCTTCttcttcagttgtgtccaactctttgtgaccccatttgagggtttcttggcagagatactggagtgctttgccatttccttctccaatttatttgacagatgaggaaactgatgcaaataggattaagtgacttgtccagggtcacacagctaatgggTATGtgaggtttttctgattctatccACTTCACGACATAGCTACCCTGCTGGTCTTCTTAGCTTTTTTCAAACAAGACATTGCATGTTCTTGAGCCTTTTCCTTGTCTGTCCTTCATG
Proteins encoded:
- the PFDN1 gene encoding prefoldin subunit 1; this encodes MAAPVDLELKKAFTELQAKVIDTQQKVKLADIQIEQLNRTKKHAHLTDTEIMTLVDETHMYEGVGRMFILQSKEVIHNQLLEKQKIAEEKIKELEQRKSYLERSVKDAEDNIREMLMARRAQ